In Drosophila pseudoobscura strain MV-25-SWS-2005 chromosome 4, UCI_Dpse_MV25, whole genome shotgun sequence, the following proteins share a genomic window:
- the meng gene encoding serine/threonine-protein kinase meng-po, with product MGTIEKRSFSFRLRRSFGDGGSTNSRNSNNNSSTCTNHNNQKRCSTPLTPTSTSTGRLEVPGAASVSRRSSIYKKPDKNDGGQIHLIPDVELPLMTFADQYNIEKTLAEGCFAKILLCRHRPTNTLVALKAVHAELTTIKEFQKEFHYNYELSHHHHILSAYAVAFQTMDYYVFAMEHAPYGDLASNIGPNGLHENACKLISEQLSSALGFMHSKNLVHRDLKIENILVFTPDFTRVKLCDFGATTKKGLLVHKVKHTWTSCVPPEQLELIKNERFQCLPISDSWQFGILLYNILTGNPPWQSADWVKDQSYANFMKYEQRKTTKVPDSFRRFSPRLMRCFRKYLSHDPEDRCKITEVTKYMKDRWVECRISTSKSATLISPTHHDQDSCIYLNQREGRLSGDENKLRFKRMMSSYGLDIPIDPVMVRRRVWDWLSTCDASFDPEVESLHGLDMMH from the exons ATGGGCACTATCG AGAAACGTTCATTTTCCTTCCGCCTGCGCCGCTCGTTTGGCGACGGAGGCAGCACCAACAgtcgcaacagcaacaacaacagcagcacctgCACCAATCACAACAACCAGAAGAGGTGCAGCACGCCGCTGACacccaccagcaccagcacggGCCGCCTGGAGGTGCCCGGGGCGGCGTCGGTGAGCCGTAGGAGCAGCATCTACAAGAAGCCGGACAAGAACGACGGCGGACAGATCCACTTGATACCGGACGTGGAGCTGCCGCTGATGACGTTCGCGGACCAGTACAACATTGAGAAGACCCTGGCGGAGGGATGCTTCGCCAAGATACTGCTGTGCCGGCACAGGCCCACCAACACGCTGGTGGCCCTGAAGGCAGTGCACGCGGAGCTGACCACGATCAAGGAGTTCCAGAAGGAGTTCCACTACAACTACGAGCTgtcgcaccaccaccacatcCTGAGCGCCTACGCGGTGGCCTTCCAGACGATGGACTACTATGTGTTCGCGATGGAGCACGCCCCGTACGGAGACCTGGCCTCGAACATCGGACCCAACGGCCTGCACGAGAACGCCTGCAAGCTGATCTCCGAGCAGCTGAGCTCGGCCCTGGGTTTCATGCACTCGAAGAACCTGGTGCATCGCGACCTGAAGATTGAGAATATCCTGGTGTTCACGCCGGACTTTACCAGGGTGAAGCTGTGCGACTTCGGGGCGACCACCAAGAAGGGCCTGCTGGTGCACAAGGTGAAGCACACGTGGACCAGCTGTGTGCCGCccgagcagctggagctgaTCAAGAACGAGCGCTTCCAGTGCCTGCCCATCAGCGATTCCTGGCAGTTCGGCATCCTGCTGTACAACATCCTCACCGGCAATCCGCCCTGGCAGTCGGCCGACTGGGTCAAGGACCAGTCGTACGCCAACTTTATGAAGTACGAGCAGCGCAAGACGACCAAAGTGCCGGACAGTTTCCGGCGATTCTCGCCACGCCTGATGCGCTGCTTCCGCAAGTATCTCAGCCACGATCCGGAGGACCGCTGCAAGATCACCGAGGTGACCAAGTACATGAAGGACCGCTGGGTGGAGTGCCGCATCTCCACCTCCAAGTCGGCCACCCTCATCTCGCCCACCCACCACGACCAGGACTCGTGCATCTACCTGAACCAGCGCGAGGGCCGCCTCTCGGGCGACGAGAACAAGCTCCGGTTCAAGCGCATGATGTCCAGCTACGGCCTGGACATACCCATCGATCCGGTGATGGTGCGACGGCGCGTCTGGGACTGGCTGTCCACCTGCGATGCCAGCTTCGATCCCGAGGTCGAGAGCTTGCATGGCCTGGACATGATGCATTAG
- the LOC4818168 gene encoding uncharacterized protein, with protein sequence MKKPLGNGEGREGGLGEEGEEEEEPHLTPQLQDHYETEAEVLGLLVDLETRYRDFYNMYLCEVQAQKILIERVWLLTQRYLILISCVIGCRYPEVYTLSTEEALVNEYEEKLEVLRTSNNNMKRAVLELDTHCKRFYAAYDRLNKSLETPLIMGDPSHRCIQHHKIMAVDIFNYFHATVLKLKCYMHQLDPLNLESVEEYRELLKTEAQCEEFEGHLMENFVYCKCLHKRPTCPVEKLKCYHHNIANLKYVSRI encoded by the exons atgaagaaaccTTTAGGAAACGGGGAGGGTAGGGAGGGTGGGTTGGGTGAGGagggcgaggaggaggaggagccccaTTTGACGCCCCAGCTGCAGGATCACTACGAGACAGAGGCCGAGGTGCTGGGCCTGCTGGTGGATCTGGAGACGCGCTACCGCGACTTCTACAACATGTATCTGTGCGAAGTGCAGGCCCAGAAGATACTCATCGAGCGAGTGTGGCTCCTGACGCAGCGATACCTCATTCTGATCAGCTGTGTGATCGGCTGTCGCTATCCCGAGGTCTACACCCTCTCCACGGAGGAGGCCCTCGTCAATGAGTACGAGGAGAAGCTGGAAGTCCTGCGTACCTCAAA caacaacatgaAACGCGCTGTCCTGGAGCTGGACACCCACTGCAAGCGGTTCTATGCGGCCTACGATCGCCTGAACAAGTCCCTGGAGACGCCCTTGATCATGGGCGATCCCAGCCACCGCTGCATACAGCACCACAAGATAATGGCCGTCGATATATTCAACTACTTCCATGCCACAGTCCTCAAGCTCAAGTGCTACATGCACCAGCTGGACCCCCTCAATCTGGAGAGCGTCGAGGAGTACCGGGAGCTGCTCAAAACCGAGGCCCAGTGCGAGGAGTTCGAGGGGCATCTGATGGAGAATTTCGTCTACTGCAAGTGTCTCCACAAGCGGCCCACGTGCCCCGTCGAGAAGCTCAAGTGCTACCACCACAATATCGCAAATTTGAAGTACGTTAGTCGCATCTAG